One segment of Solanum lycopersicum chromosome 1, SLM_r2.1 DNA contains the following:
- the LOC101244219 gene encoding uncharacterized protein: MSTTPTIDSCIVETSDGVKLHTTIFKPNPYENEEEEGLGEEISKNSSWVVVLVHPYSILGGCQSLLRGIASGLSRKGYKVLTFDMRGVGRSTGKPSVTGFKEIKDVVAVCKWSCENLSVNKILLVGSSAGAPIAGSAVDQVEQIVGYVSIGYPFGLLASVLFGRHHQNVLKSPKPKLFIMGTQDGFTTVKQLNNKLKSAAGRVETHLIEGIGHFELESHAYDSQMVIFIAEFINSL, translated from the exons ATGTCAACAACTCCTACTATAGATTCTTGTATAGTGGAAACCAGTGATGGGGTTAAGCTCCATACCACAATTTTCAAACCAAACCcatatgaaaatgaagaagaagaaggattaGGGGAAGAAATAAGCAAAAATAGCTCATGGGTTGTGGTTTTAGTTCATCCATATTCAATATTAGGTGGTTGTCAGAGTCTATTGAGAGGAATAGCAAGTGGGTTATCAAGAAAAGGGTATAAAGTTTTGACCTTTGATATGAGAGGTGTTGGAAGATCAACTGGGAAGCCTTCTGTTACTGGGTTTAAAGAAATTAAGGATGTGGTGGCTGTTTGTAAATGGAGTTGTGAAAATCTATCTGTCAACAAGATTTTGTTGGTGGGTTCTTCTGCAG GTGCACCAATAGCAGGCTCTGCTGTGGATCAGGTTGAACAGATTGTGGGCTATGTAAGTATTGGTTACCCTTTTGGTTTATTGGCATCAGTCCTCTTCGGGCGACATCACCAAAACGTATTGAAGTCGCCTAAACCAAAGCTCTTCATCATGGGGACACAAGACGGATTCACCACCGTGAAACAACTGAACAATAAGCTTAAATCTGCAGCAGGACGTGTCGAAACTCATCTAATTGAAGGTATTGGCCATTTTGAGTTGGAGAGCCATGCCTATGATTCCCAGATGGTAATTTTTATTGCAGAATTCATCAACTCTTTGTAG
- the LOC101266256 gene encoding uncharacterized protein LOC101266256, with protein MESAAVTVESVADKLKKQSLGNDGSNSKRMLKLEELNWDHSFVRELPADPRTDTIPREVLHACYTKMLPSVEVENPQLVVWSDSVAELLELDPKEFERPDFPLLFSGASPLVGAVPYAQNYGGHQFGMWAGQLGDGRAITLGEVLNSKSERWELQLKGAGKTPYSRFADGLAVLRSSIREFLCSEAMHSLGIPTTRALCLVMTGKDVSRDMFYDGNPKDEPGAIVCRVAESFLRFGSYQLHASRGKEDLEIVRTLADYTIRHHFPHLENMCKSESISFSIGEEDDTVVDLTSNKYAAWAVEVAEQTASTIARWQGVGFTHGVMNTDNMSVLGLTIDYGPFGFLDAFDPSFTPNTTDLPGRRYCFANQPDIGLWNVAQFATSLSTAQLLNDKEANYAIERYGIKFMDDYQAIMTKKLGLVKYNKQMIGELLKNMAVDKVDYTNFFRLLSNIKADPTIPDNQLLIPLKAALLDIGQERKEAWTSWVKSYIQELSTIGVSDDERKASMNSVNPKYILRNYLCQSAIDAAEQDDFGEVRRLLKVMQRPFDEQPGMEKYARLPPAWAYRPGVGMLSCSS; from the exons ATGGAATCAGCTGCTGTGACGGTTGAGTCAGTTGCTGACAAATTGAAgaagcagagtttgggaaatgATGGAAGTAACAGTAAACGTATGTTGAAACTTGAAGAGCTCAATTGGGATCATTCATTTGTTCGTGAACTGCCTGCTGATCCAAGAACAGATACCATTCCAAGagag GTATTGCATGCATGCTATACGAAAATGTTGCCTTCTGTTGAGGTGGAGAATCCTCAGCTCGTTGTGTGGTCAGACTCAGTAGCTGAGTTACTTGAGTTGGATCCTAAAGA ATTTGAGAGGCCTGATTTTCCACTTCTGTTCTCAGGGGCATCACCTTTAGTTGGAGC TGTGCCTTATGCCCAGAACTATGGAGGACATCAGTTTGGGATGTGGGCTGGTCAGCTAGGTGATGGTCGAGCAATAACTCTTGGAGAGGTTTTGAATTCAAAGTCTGAAAGATGGGAGCTGCAGCTAAAGGGTGCAGGGAAGACCCCATATAGCCGTTTTGCTGATGGTCTTGCAGTTCTTCGGAGTAGTATCCGGGAGTTCCTCTGCAGCGAAGCAATGCATAGTCTTGGAATCCCAACTACAAGAGCACTCTGTCTTGTGATGACAGGAAAAGATGTCAGCAGGGACATGTTTTACGA CGGGAATCCAAAGGATGAGCCTGGTGCCATTGTCTGCAGAGTTGCTGAATCCTTTCTTCGCTTTGGCTCTTACCAACTACATGCCTCTAGGGGTAAAGAGGACCTTGAGATTGTGCGTACTTTAGCAGATTACACAATTAGACATCATTTCCCCCATCTAGAGAACATGTGTAAGAGCGAAAGCATATCATTCAGCATAGGCGAGGAAGATGATACGGTTGTGGATTTAACTTCAAACAAATATGCAG CATGGGCAGTGGAAGTTGCAGAGCAGACTGCTTCCACAATTGCGAGGTGGCAAGGTGTTGGTTTCACACACGGAGTGATGAATACCGATAACATGAGTGTGTTAGGCCTCACCATTGATTATGGCCCTTTTGGATTTTTAGACGCGTTTGATCCCAGTTTCACACCCAATACCACTGATCTACCTGGCAGAAGATACTGCTTTGCGAATCAGCCGGATATAGGTTTATGGAATGTTGCTCAGTTTGCTACTTCTCTATCTACTGCACAGTTGCTAAATGATAAGGAGGCAAATTATGCCATAGAGAG GTATGGCATCAAATTTATGGATGACTATCAAGCTATCATGACCAAAAAGCTTGGTTTGGTCAAGTACAATAAACAAATGATTGGTGAACTACTTAAGAATATGGCTGTCGATAAAGTTGATTACACAAACTTCTTCCGATTACTATCAAACATCAAAGCCGATCCTACAATTCCAGATAACCAGTTACTGATTCCTCTCAAAGCTGCGCTATTGGATATTGGTCAGGAGCGCAAGGAAGCTTGGACAAGCTGGGTGAAATCCTACATACAGGAG CTCTCTACTATCGGTGTATCAGACGATGAGAGGAAGGCCTCGATGAATTCTGTTAATCCAAAGTAcatccttagaaactatttATGCCAAAGTGCAATAGATGCAGCTGAACAAGACGATTTTGGGGAGGTCAGACGACTACTGAAAGTCATGCAACGTCCATTTGACGAACAACCTGGCATGGAGAAGTATGCGCGTCTGCCTCCAGCTTGGGCTTATCGTCCCGGTGTAGGCATGCTTTCATGTTCCTCATAA
- the SDH gene encoding sorbitol related enzyme, which translates to MGKGGSDENMAAWLLGVNTLKIQPFNLPALGPHDVRVRMKAVGICGSDVHYLKTMRCADFVVKEPMVIGHECAGIIEEVGGEVKTLVPGDRVALEPGISCWRCNLCKEGRYNLCPEMKFFATPPVHGSLANQVVHPADLCFKLPDDISLEEGAMCEPLSVGVHACRRANVGPETNILVLGAGPIGLVTLLAARAFGAPRIVIVDVDDYRLSVAKKLGADDIVKVSINIQDVATDIENIQKAMGGGIDASFDCAGFNKTMSTALGATRPGGKVCLVGMGHHEMTVPLTPAAAREVDVIGIFRYKNTWPLCLEFLRSGKIDVKPLITHRFGFSQEEVEEAFETSARGGDAIKVMFNL; encoded by the exons ATGGGTAAAGGAGGCAGTGATGAAAATATGGCTGCTTGGCTTCTTGGTGTTAACACCCTCAAGATTCAGCCTTTCAATCTCCCTGCTTTGg GACCCCATGATGTTAGAGTTAGGATGAAGGCTGTCGGTATTTGTGGAAGTGATGTTCATTACCTCAAG ACCATGAGGTGTGCGGATTTTGTGGTTAAAGAACCAATGGTGATTGGGCATGAATGTGCCGGGATCATAGAGGAAGTTGGCGGTGAAGTCAAGACATTGGTTCCTGGAGATCGTGTAGCACTAGAGCCCGGAATTAGTTGTTGGAGATGTAATCTTTGCAAAGAAGGGCGATATAATCTCTGCCCCGAGATGAAGTTCTTTGCTACTCCCCCTGTTCATGGTTCTCTTGCGAATCAG GTAGTCCACCCTGCAGACCTATGTTTCAAGCTCCCGGATGATATAAGTTTAGAGGAGGGAGCAATGTGTGAGCCACTTAGTGTTGGTGTTCATGCCTGTCGGCGTGCAAATGTTGGTCCTGAGACAAACATATTAGTGCTGGGAGCTGGACCAATTGGGCTTGTCACGCTGCTTGCTGCTCGTGCTTTTGGTGCCCCAAGAATTGTTATTGTGGATGTAGATGACTATCGTCTTTCTGTTGCAAAGAAGTTAGGAGCAGATGACATCGTCAAGGTTTCAATCAATATTCAG GATGTAGCTACAGATATAGAAAACATTCAGAAAGCAATGGGAGGTGGAATCGACGCGAGTTTTGACTGTGCTGGCTTTAACAAAACTATGTCGACCGCTCTTGGTGCAACTCGTCCAGGTGGCAAAGTTTGCTTGGTTGGAATGGGACATCATGAGATGACCGTTCCTCTCACTCCAGCTGCTGCAAG GGAGGTCGACGTCATCGGCATATTTCGCTACAAGAATACATGGCCATTGTGTCTTGAGTTCTTAAGAAGTGGTAAGATTGATGTGAAACCTTTGATCACACACAGGTTTGGATTCTCTCAAGAAGAAGTTGAAGAAGCTTTTGAAACAAGTGCTCGTGGTGGTGATGCTATTAAAGTCATgtttaatttgtaa
- the LOC101256511 gene encoding pentatricopeptide repeat-containing protein At5g48730, chloroplastic gives MASFFGPSNPIPPSSFGPPKTDPLSRRNDPLTHRKVSVPGSKQESSSMEFEKLKVKEAKERKEETNKKIASQKAVSIILRREAAKAVIEYKKKKGNSKKLLPRTVLEALHERITALRWESALKVFELLQEQLWYRPNPGIYIKLIVMLGKCKEPEKAQSLFEMMVEEGCVVNQEAYTALLSAYSRSGRFHEAFSILEEMKNIPNCLPDVFTYSILIKSCLQVYDFDKVQILLSDMECLGIKANTVTYNTLIDSYGKAKRFKEMESTLVEMLRRRDCKPDVWTMNSTLRAFGGSGQIEMMEKCYEKFQSAGIEPSIKTFNILLDSYGKTENYEKMGAVMEFMQKYHFSWTIVTYNIVIDAFGRAGDLKQMEFLFRLMQSERIKPNCVTLCSLVRAYGKAGKAEKLGAVLRFIENSDVALDTVFFNCLVDAYGMMGCFTELKGVLEMMEQSGCKPDKITYRSMIKAYSVNGMTNKASELRNILASLEKAR, from the exons ATGGCTTCCTTCTTCGGACCCTCCAATCCAATTCCTCCATCATCATTCGGACCACCAAAAACCGACCCGTTAAGCCGCCGGAATGACCCGTTAACCCACCGGAAAGTTAGTGTACCGGGATCCAAACAGGaatcttcttcaatggagtttgagAAGCTGAAGGTGAAGGAAGCAAAGGAAAGGAAAGAggaaacaaacaaaaagataGCTTCACAGAAAGCTGTATCGATTATTCTTCGAAGAGAAGCTGCTAAAGCAGTGATTGagtataagaagaagaaagggaaTTCGAAGAAATTATTGCCTCGTACTGTTCTTGAAGCTCTTCATGAACGTATTACTGCTTTGCGTTGGGAATCTGCTCTTAAG GTCTTTGAACTCCTCCAGGAGCAGTTGTGGTACAGGCCCAATCCCggtatttatatcaaattaattgtcATGCTTGGGAAATGTAAGGAACCTGAGAAAGCTCAATCTTTATTCGAGATGATGGTGGAGGAAGGTTGTGTCGTGAATCAAGAAGCTTACACTGCTCTTTTGTCCGCCTATAGCCGTAGTGGTCGCTTTCACGAAGCTTTTTCTATCCTGGAAGAGATGAAGAACATTCCGAACTGCCTCCCGGATGTCTTCACATATTCCATCCTGATAAAATCCTGCCTGCAGGTTTATGACTTCGACAAAGTGCAAATTCTGCTTTCCGACATGGAATGTTTGGGGATCAAGGCCAATACAGTAACATATAATACTCTCATTGATTCCTATGGGAAAGCGAAAAG GTTCAAAGAGATGGAATCGACACTTGTTGAGATGCTACGGCGAAGAGACTGTAAGCCAGATGTCTGGACCATGAACTCAACACTGAGAGCATTTGGTGGCAGCGGGCAAATTGAAATGATGGAAAAATGCTATGAGAAGTTTCAGAGTGCTGGAATTGAACCTAGTATCAAGACATTCAACATACTGTTAGATTCATACGGGAAAACAGAAAATTACGAGAAAATGGGTGCTGTGATGGAATTTATGCAGAAATATCATTTTTCATGGACCATAGTTACTTACAATATCGTAATAGATGCATTTGGAAGGGCTGGAGATTTAAAGCAAATGGAATTTCTTTTTAGGCTGATGCAGTCTGAGAGGATAAAACCGAACTGTGTTACTCTTTGTTCTCTCGTAAGAGCTTATGGGAAAGCTGGCAAAGCTGAAAAACTTGGAGCTGTTTTGCGGTTTATTGAGAATTCTGACGTGGCACTTGACACCGTGTTTTTTAACTGTCTAGTGGATGCATATGGGATGATGGGATGCTTCACAGAGTTGAAAGGGGTGCTCGAGATGATGGAACAAAGTGGATGTAAGCCAGATAAGATAACATACAGAAGTATGATCAAAGCATATTCAGTAAATGGAATGACTAACAAAGCATCAGAGCTCCGAAACATACTTGCCTCGTTGGAGAAGGCACGATAG